In a single window of the Chionomys nivalis chromosome 11, mChiNiv1.1, whole genome shotgun sequence genome:
- the Cimap2 gene encoding lymphocyte expansion molecule codes for MSTHTKWFKGAPFGVQSHRFDVSAVYPNQKKLSTFTEAPYSRHHSMEQSHIGPGTYNSKDTCFSKKFLEQKLGSGWARAQEATRLTQLPHFQYQSIIKERQQQVHKLGPGSYNFKDFLTQMQQKPQSKRGLLSSGEMRFRGLIGNYYPGPGNYGEKGNPYTRLEENAWNRSHSEGLMCRMSNKPPPLSHQGSGLGPGTYTIKSGIESFVNRSTGTRGPYDIFSGERSKPMPYGHYAMQRKKSRELTNFKSFVEELNSRHNKKRGAFSKLPREPKHPTERIFWTTLSQYPRNMDIAGPGSYLPHETEQKHVNRPPFLLASKRSGNKAQQMIFGSWNPVGVGRYLNTTLMETKDRRQRFRSLFLNGPKRYPLDPTRDKLLQERITPFMKGKCPPTVDYNSDPTP; via the exons ATGTCCACCCACACAAAGTGGTTCAAAGGGGCGCCCTTCGGGGTGCAGAGCCACAG GTTTGATGTCTCTGCTGTTTATCCCAACCAGAAGAAGTTAAGCACCTTCACAGAGGCCCCGTACTCCAGGCATCATTCTATGGAACAG TCCCATATAGGACCTGGGACCTATAACTCCAAGGATACCTGCTTCAGCAAGAAGTTTCTGGAACAGAAGTTGGGCTCAGGTTGGGCTCGGGCCCAGGAAGCCACTCGACTAACCCAGCTACCCCACTTCCAATACCAAAGTATCATAAAGGAAAGACAGCAGCAG GTGCACAAGCTGGGACCTGGCTCTTACAACTTCAAAGACTTCTTAACCCAGAtgcagcagaaaccacagagcaaGCGGGGGCTGCTCAGCTCTGGGGAGATGCGCTTCCGAGGACTCATCGGG AACTATTATCCAGGCCCTGGAAATTATGGGGAGAAGGGTAATCCATACACACGGCTGGAGGAGAATGCCTGGAACCGCTCACATTCCGAGGGCCTTATGTGTAGGATGTCCAACAAGCCGCCACCCTTGTCTCACCAG GGCAGTGGTCTGGGACCTGGTACCTACACCATCAAAAGTGGCATCGAGAGCTTCGTGAACCGATCCACTGGTACTCGTGGCCCCTACGACATTTTCTCTGGCGAACGAAGCAAGCCTATGCCCTACGGACATTATGCCATGCAG AGAAAGAAGTCCAGGGAGTTGACAAATTTCAAGAGCTTCGTGGAGGAACTCAACTCACGTCACAACAAGAAACGTGGCGCTTTTTCGAAACTTCCCCGAGAACCGAAACACCCCACAGAGAGAATTTTTTGGACTACCCTTAGTCAGTACCCCAGAAATATG GATATAGCTGGCCCTGGTTCTTATCTTCCTCATGAGACGGAACAGAAACACGTCAACCGGCCGCCATTCCTCCTGGCCTCCAAGCGGTCAGGCAATAAGGCCCAACAGATGATTTTCGGAAGCTGG AACCCAGTTGGGGTAGGCCGCTACCTCAACACCACACTGATGGAGACCAAAGACAGAAGGCAGCGATTCCGCTCTCTGTTCCTGAATGGACCCAAGCGCTACCCGCTAGACCCAACCCGAGACAAACTCTTGCA